The following is a genomic window from Malus sylvestris chromosome 12, drMalSylv7.2, whole genome shotgun sequence.
TTCAATACTTtggcctccctctctctctctctctctctctctctctctctctctctgtcttatTTTCTTCGGAAAACCCTCGACGGTACGAGggaaagctctctctctccctctctcggtTTCTCCTTCTCTCTGTAGTACAAGTTACAAGTAGCTAGGGTTCTGCAGAAATGGCTGGCTATAGCGAATACATGCCATTCATGGCCATGGTTTTGGTCCAAGCGAGCTATGCAGGAATGAACATTATTTCAAAGCTTGCTATTGAATCTGACATGGACCCTCTTGTTCTTGTTGCTTATCGTCAAGTTTTCGCCACCGCAGTCATTGCTCCCCTTGCTTATTTGATGGAATGGTAAAGTGCGCATCTGTTAGTCTTGTTGCATGTCACTAAATTCTCTTAGGGTTTGAGTTTGATTTCATGCACCAATGTCAGTATATATAATAAGTCTTGGCCTGGATTTTAAACatcataaattatatatataaagactGCATGTTTGTTGTGGTCGAATGTTTTCCTTCTGTTGAACGCAAGTTTTAATCGAATTTTTGTCTCCCTGCATGTAAGTTACTTAGTTTATTTGAGTCAAATGGTCTCaaattttcagtatatataatAAGTCTTGGCCTGGATTTTAAACatcataaattatatatatatatataaagaccgcatgtttgttttgttcttcatttcaatcagatttttatcttcttttaccTTTTGCTATTAACAAATAGAAATTTAGTTTTTTGAATGATCATATAGAATTTGTTTTTTCCGTTCCAGTAGTGATTTTTGCACTCATTGTTTAATTGTCATTTGTACTTTAAACTAAAATATTTTGATACTTTCTCTGCACACATGAGGattgatttaattatttaagGATTTTAGCTTAATTAggctaaaaaaaatgttaaaagtgACCAAGGGTATCTATACCGATGCTTCAAATTGCCAAGTGGACATGTAACGGTAAAAAATAGCATCTCATTTCATCCCAACCGATCAACCAAAAGCTGATGTAGATAGGCTTGGTGGTTGACGTCAAAAATGCCGCCTCAAAATTCATATTccaaataattatttattttttatttttataactttTGACTGGCCTTGCATTAAATTTGGTATAAGAGAAGctatttatatttcttttagCTTTTACTATGACTTGAAAAAGTAATATAGTGTATTaatgacatatcatttagtttttaaattttttcgtCTATAAATTTAGCCTCCTTAGCATTATCCtacaaaataatatattaaaCACATCGATTGAAGATGAAATTTTAACATGATGTCAAACTGCCATGTGAATCATCAAATCGTAATTTGGTGTTCAATATTTGAGATGCTCTAagcctttcttttccttctttcccTACTTTTTCTCCAACTCTCGCTTTGATTTCGTTAGTTAAAGCACTTgactttttaattaaaaatggtTCTTGGAAAATccgaaaattgaaaaactcTGGTGAACGAATTTAATTAGCTAGGTCTGGTTTTGCAGTTGATCTAGGCACGCAATAAACACAAAAAGCCAGCCAAAGCCATGCATGGAAAGTGTGTCAACTTTATTTTCCAGTCTGTCTCTTTTGGCCCTTTGGGGGCTTAATTTAACGTGCCACTCGTAACTGGCTCAAGGTGGCAGCACCCTTGCATGCATGGTCGCCATGTCATGCTTAACCATTTGTCCTTTCCTTCTTCTCAGCCTAGCTCTAGACCATCGTTACGTATTAGCTTTGTCCCGACCTCTCATGGCTGCATGATTTTATTAATAATCTTATTTCATATATACAGCTGGTAAATCAGTAGGATTAAGGCTTAATTAAGCATCCACCTATGGGGTGCATTGATGCAACACATATCCACCTAAGGCTTAATTAAGCATCCACCTAAGGCTTAATGTATTTTTTACTAtgcaaaatttattattttatagtgAGACTCGTTTATGTTCTTAGTCATCATTTAAGTTCATCTTTACAtcataaaaaatatatcaaataagTGAATGTTACTTGGTGCCAACAAGTTCTATATGCTCTGCATATAAATCACtaaataattttcaatttgATTGGTACTTTCTATATAGAGAGAATCCATAGATtgatattgaaaaaataaatgatttCGATTATGAAATTTTAACTGGCAAATAAGTTGGTTGCAAAATAGTGAACAAGGTGGCGTGAAAGTATTTTCCTAACAATaatataaaaagagaaaaataaggatatgataattattaattaataccAGTTTCTTTAATTTTCGCATAACAATTTAGAGAAAGTTCCTTTACACATCATGTCTTTTTTATGTTCGTTCTATCTTTCTAATAGGAAAACAAGACCGAAGATCACGTTGCCCATTCTTTTCCAGACTTTTCTGTGCTCATTAACTGGGTAAGTGTGTTAATTTGTTCttaatttaataacaaatttatcatGTGCATCATTGGAAACCAATTAATTcacttaattaattataattacgCGAATTTAAAATGCAGGGCCACTGCAAAtcaggttttttattttctcggTTTAAAGACTTCGACCGCAACGATTGCATGCGCATTGCAAAACACACTTCCAGCCATGACATTTATCCTTGCAGTCATTTTCAGGTACTATATAGTATTACATCGTACTAATAAATATGTTATTTTTGcgcttaattagttaattaattatgtttaaCACTAATGGAacgtttaatttaattttgcaGACAAGAATCTGCAAAGCTCAAGAGCAAAGCAGGGCTATCTAAGGCGATGGGAACAATTGTGTGTGTATCTGGAGCTATGTTACTTTCATTTTACCATGGACACATCATTGGTCTAGGTGACTCCAAAATTCACTGGACATATGCGCAGAGAATGGGAGAAGCAAGTTCCAGCACCAAATCAAGCTCCTTTATTGGCCCCCTTTTTGTCATCTTAAGCACCTTAGGTTGGGCATTCTGGTTCATAATCCAAGTAAGTAACCGATCATCATTACCCtttcattttcatgtttttattaGGTTCGGTGTGTAAAGTAATAGGAATGATATGTACTCGTCTGATGACAATCAATGTTGTGATAAGCTTCGCCAGCATTACGGGTGACGAGCAAAAATGAACTCTAAAATTAGTGCTACAGTTTTTCTTTGGCTAAATTATAGCTACAGACGCTAATATATATTGGGAGTTGTTTTATCGTTGTTGAACTTGAATAATAGTTGCTCCCGTCCTCCTCCGATATAATTTCAGGCTAGAGTGGGGGAAAGCTTTCCAGCTCCTTATACAAGCACCACACTGATGTGTTTGATGGCCAGCTTTGAGTGTGGGATCATTGCTGTAATTGCTGATCACAAAGCGGTTTCATGGTCTCTAAAAGATCCCATTAGGCTTGTTGCATCCCTCTTTGCTGTATGCACTAGCTCTTACTCTTGCTtaaaattattcttcaattatTAATCATTAGATTAGCTAATTTATACTAACTCATGAGCATAATAACTAATTACAGGGAATTATGGGTTCTGCACTAGCATTCTTCCTCTCTTCATGGAGTATTCAGCGAAAAGGCCCTCTTTACGTGTCGGTGTTTAGTCCCTTGCTCCTCATCATTGTTGCCATTGCAAGCTGGGCTTTGCTCGATGAGAAATTATACGTTGGAACGTACGTATACATACAGTTTCGGTTTCATTTTTTCGCAATGACCTAACCAAATTTCTTATTAATTAATTCACTTGGATGATCTCCCGTGAAAATTAAATACTAATTAGCTTGGTTCATATTGTACTTGACTCAGTGCTGTAGGGTCAGTTTT
Proteins encoded in this region:
- the LOC126594115 gene encoding WAT1-related protein At1g09380-like, translated to MAGYSEYMPFMAMVLVQASYAGMNIISKLAIESDMDPLVLVAYRQVFATAVIAPLAYLMEWKTRPKITLPILFQTFLCSLTGATANQVFYFLGLKTSTATIACALQNTLPAMTFILAVIFRQESAKLKSKAGLSKAMGTIVCVSGAMLLSFYHGHIIGLGDSKIHWTYAQRMGEASSSTKSSSFIGPLFVILSTLGWAFWFIIQARVGESFPAPYTSTTLMCLMASFECGIIAVIADHKAVSWSLKDPIRLVASLFAGIMGSALAFFLSSWSIQRKGPLYVSVFSPLLLIIVAIASWALLDEKLYVGTAVGSVLIVAGLYLVLWGKNKETKDEKPTKATGMTKTTDEAKAYEKSDLELQQVHPKSIRDVMG